ACTCATGTGATGCAATATTATACGAGTTTTGAAAaggatgatctttttttttttccagtcaagacattttttctttattgaagtatagttgatttccaatactgtgttagtttcaggtatactaaGTATGATCATTTTTAATGACATGGGAAAGTGTTCAATTCCTTAAACCAAAGAAAGAACTATTTACAAAGTACACCTAACATTATAccaatttttttaagataaaaaaacaGATTCCAGGTTTTAGTAATGGTTATCTTTGAGTTGGGGGTCTTACaggtaattattatttttcatattggtGCACATATGTCTTCTTAAAAATTGTGTACAATCAGTATGCAgtactttaataattaaaatacaatCATACATCCATTAATGTTATAAAATGAAGAGATCAAAAATAAATACGTGGTTTGAGGCCATAACTAATTCTAATTTGGTTTCGGTCCTCCACCTCTAGTACTACAAGGAATTGAATAGGATGACCCCTCGCCGATATCATGCTCAACTTGGACATTCTATGAATCAATGTTCTTTGCCTTGCCAAATACATTATAACTGACCAGACTGAGAGAAgctatttattctatttaagaCAACACATGATCCTAGCATGGCAGGTGTTCTCGTAGATCACAAATGGATGCTGGCTGGGGTTTGTAAACAACAATGATGTGCTTACAAAGCACTTAGAATGTCTCAGTCTTAAACTATGTAattaaatcctcacaacagcccaagAGGAAGTTACCATCATCActcccttttttttaaaattaattaattaattaatttattaatttatttttttcagtgggttttgtcatacactgatatgaatcagccatagagttacacgtattccccatcccgatcccccctcccacctccctctccacccgactcctctgggtcttcccagtgcaccaggcccgagcacttgactcatgcatcccacctgggctggtgatctgtttcaccatagataatatacatgctgttctttcgaaacatcccaccctcaccttctcccacagagttcaaaagtctgttctgtacttctgtgtctctttttctgttttgcatatagggttatcgttaccatctttctaagttccatatatatgtgttagtatactgtatcacTCCCATTTTTATAGAAGACTTGAGACAAAGGCAAACTTGCCCAGTTACAGAATGGGAAGAGTCAGGGTCTGAACTCAGGGGGGACCAAAAACAAAGTTTGCCCTCATAACCACACATTTGTGTCTCTAGAGAATTCTTAGAGAAGGCAGAAAGTCAAGTCTACCAGAAGAGTTACCTGCTGGATTCCAGCAAGGTCTTTATTCAGTTCTTCCAGCTGGTCAGCTATCTTCTCCACAGATTTCTCCAAATCTTTCAGCTTCTTTAGCTCAGCTTCTTCCTCCGGACTGTTCTAAAATGTTAAGAATAAAAGGAGTTCAATAATCACCAAAAACAGTAGCttctgtcagaaaaaaaaatctgaccacAGGTGGTCAAACCACTCCCCTAGGAAAACATCATCTTAAACTTGCTGCTTCTTGGAAAGCAAGTTGGAGGGTTATACACTAAGGTTTTCTATCTACAAAGGCACTAGACGAGATAGAGAGAAGGTACCAGGTACATGTTCTGGTGAGAGAGCCGGACGGTTTGGGTTCAGAGAACAAAGCTGGTCCATGAGCCAGATCTGACCTTAGCCTGGGGCTGACCACCAACTCACTCCAGACCGAAGCCCGGAGTGTTAACTAATTACAGTGACCGCCTAGCATATGAGGAGTTCGGAGGGTGAGACAGGCAGAATTCTATCCTTTCCTTAAATGGAATTCCTGAGCTCTCTCATTCAATATGACCATGATGACAATGCATACTTTCATTGAGCATCCCCTCTATGCCAGGCATCATCCTAAGCACTCTACTTGTATCATTATTTAAGCCTTACCACAATCCAATGATGAAATTGAGGTAACTGTAAAGTAACCTTAGGTCACACAGCCCAGAAGAGGTAAAGCTGAGACCTGAATGGGATTTGGCTTCTCACACCCCAGGACAATTCCAGTTGAGGGTCCTCAAGTTTCTTCAAACTCAACCCCTGGGTTGTGCTCATTTTTCCATCTCCGTTCTTCCTGACCCTTGAGCAAGAAAACTAGACTATTTCCCCTTCTCTCAACTTCGTTGGTAGCTAGCAGCTTCCTGCTTTTACACTATCTCCCATTATTCTTGGTGGCCAAATCCTGAGTGCCAGTCTCCTGGGGGTTCCAAGTCTGCAGGAGACTTTCCTTGCCTCCACCTTGCTAGCCTCTGCCCTCTCTCCACTCTTTAATCAGCCACACCCAGCTCGAAGTAAGCTAACTTCATTTGACCAACAACTCCACTGTGTCACAATGCATGGCTGGCCCAGGGTCTACTGACCTCAACCTTTTTTGTCACCAACTGACTCTTTTTCTCCCTCACTTCTAGCCTGAacctttctttccagccaaagaGGGTTTAACCTCACGGGAGATTTTAGTAAAAAGAATGGTTAAAGGAAGAGAGGCTTCTGAAATTTGcaaaatacttctttttaaaatttacaggtTTGACAGTCTCTTGCAAATTCCCTTCCAAGTGAGTAGCGACTGCTTCAGACATCATTTTATTCAGACTGAAATTCCACCACCAGCACAAAACTCACATAATTGAGGCAGTACAACCACTCCTAATTCCCAGGGTGAAAACCCTAATGAACAGAAGCTGAAGGATATGAGaacaataaaactgataaatccACTAAACAAATAGCAACTACATTTGTGTGGCAAGCCCTACTTCACCAGTGCCAAACCTGAGCCCCCAATTTGGCCTTCTAAACAGACACTCATGTAAAAGACCTTAGTATTTCTGGTAGAAAAAGCAATCTACCTTTTTCCCAATTAACATAACCCGGcaaccattttgtattccaagtgCTGACAATGGCATCTCCATTTCCTTCAGAGATTTTCCTGAAAAGAGAAGACAGTTATGTCAAATGTAACTTGTACAACAGTGAAAATAGATTTCAGCAAGGGTATAGGAAATAGTGTGTTCACTATTGAGAAGGGAATGAGTTGGTATAACATTTTTAGAAGGTTTCTTGACCCAATAACTTCACTTCAGATATTGATCCTAACAAATAACTGGACATGTGCCTAAACAATAACTGTTacacaattattattattcataacaGTGAGAAATTGGAAAGTCAAAAATTCAGGAATAGGGGACTGATTACTATACATCATAACAACAGAAGACTCTGTAGGCACTAAAGCTCATCTTTCAGGAAACTTCAATGCCATAATATGTGTTGATGACCAAGTGTTACAAGAAGATCACTAGAAATGATCCTAGTTTTGTCAactacagaaacaaaacaaaagccacaAATTGAGAACCCACACTTCAAGATGCCAGGACAAACAAACAAAGGCTGGACAGAAATATACTGAATTGTTATCAGGGGTTTTATCCaggagaacattttcttttttgtgttttcctctatttacaaACATGAATTTCTATTGcctttataaaatgaaatgtttttaaaaagaaaagacaaggagTTACAATATGAAGTATAAAAGTAAATGCTTCCTATCACTAAATTCTTTATGACTGGCACCAAATGGGATAAATTTAGCTTCATCAGATACAAAATAATGGGTTCCCATGGGAATGAGAAGACCAGAGAATGGGGATGGGAGTAGGTGTGTCCTGGCAGAAATCACCATATTCCACTGGGCCTGCTACATCCACGTCCTTTAAACTAGTCTGTTCAGCACCTTCTCTGTGTCAGCACTAGGCCAAACACTGAAAACACAGAAGtatctctgccctcatggagtttgctATTGTATCAGACACCAGATGTTTGGTGACTCTGGAAGCAATTATTTAATAGTAGTTTCAATACAAGCTATGCAGAAGTGGAGGGAGTGCTACAAGAACATACACTGGGAAGAGGATCTAACTTAGTCAGGTAAGACTGCCCATGTGTCTCATCAAAAATGGTTAAGGTTTCTGCCACCCTCACGTGCCTTCAACTCAAATACCTGTGCATGTGTTTGCAAATGTCCACTACAAagtaggtactcaacaaatatttgttgaaggaatgaCGGAATTAACAAGCAAAGAACTGTCCTAGATTGAAAAACTAACCTGACTGTTAGGTAAggttaaatagttttaaataggCTCAGAGCTGGAAGAGAAAGGCTTACCCTTAAATATGAGTTTCTGAAAGGGCAGCGGAACCCCTGTAGCCTCTTCAACAACCTGGGCCAGGTCTTGGACAATTGGCTCACTATTGCCTTCTTGTGGGGTGACTTGAAGATCATGCTTCTCATTGCCTGGGGAGAGAGAAAAGTGTTGAAGAAAACACAAACCAATAAATAGAGGCTGACACTTCATTTTCCCAGCCTTTAAGACCTGCTCAAGGATTTTTGTTTCCTTGGGAATTGTTACAGGAACTAACAATATCAGTGATATCAGCTAACATTTTAAGCATTTAGCATGTGTAAGGGGCTAACTAGgcttattttggagaaggaaatggcaacccactccagtattcttgcctagagaatcctgtggacggaggaacctggtgggctgctgtccatagggtcgcacagagtcagacatgactgaagcaacttagtgtgcacgcatgcattggagaaggaaatggcaacccactccagtattcttgcctggagaatctcagagacagaggagcctggtgggctgctctctaaggggtcacacagaatAGGACATGGCTGAAGggatttagcagcagcaacaggcttattttatgtataatcttaattaatcctcagaacaacccCATGAAGTACCCATGAAGACAGTACAACCTATtactccccatttcacagataagcaaGATGTGAGATCAGTCCAGTTAAGACTTGCCTAGTTAGACCCACCTCTACAATCAGAACTTAACCTCAGATCTATCTGATTTCAAATTCTGTGCTTTTCTTTACAAGCCATCTGCCTCCTCTGGCCTGACTGGCCTCTCCTCTGTGTTGTACTGGGCGAGGAACTGTTTCTATCTCCTTTGCTACAATGAGCAAGGAACTGCTTTTCTTCCAGGTCTCTCCCACTGGACACATAGGGTTGGTGCCCAGTAAataaatgagggacttccctggtggtgctgtggataagaatctgcctgccaaggcaggggacacaggttcaatccctggtcctggatgattccacatgccagggaacaacaaagcccatgtgttgcaactactgatgCCCAAATGCCTAgagccaccccaatgagaagcctgcacatctcaaggaagagtagcccctgcacgctgcaactagaaaaagtccgagcaaagcaacgaagacccagtggagccaataaagaaacaaatgagtGAAAAAACTCAAACAGTAGAAATTTCTTTTTGGAGCAGAGGTGCCAATTCTTTTCTGGATATGTGGACAGCAACGGCATAGCCTGTGTCCAGTGCATCACGCCAAGCCTTAAGCCTACTCAACAGCCACATGAAGTCAGCGGGACAGGTGTTACCAATTCTATTTCGCATAGAAGAAACCAGCTGCCTA
This portion of the Muntiacus reevesi chromosome 10, mMunRee1.1, whole genome shotgun sequence genome encodes:
- the BAG1 gene encoding BAG family molecular chaperone regulator 1 → MAAAGLSVTVTHSNEKHDLQVTPQEGNSEPIVQDLAQVVEEATGVPLPFQKLIFKGKSLKEMEMPLSALGIQNGCRVMLIGKKNSPEEEAELKKLKDLEKSVEKIADQLEELNKDLAGIQQGFLAKDLQAEALCKLDRRVKATIEQFMKILEEIDTLILPENFKDSRMKRKGLVKRIQAFLAECDTVEQNICQETERLQSTNLALAD